Proteins from a single region of Kluyveromyces lactis strain NRRL Y-1140 chromosome C complete sequence:
- a CDS encoding hydroxyisourate hydrolase (conserved hypothetical protein): MSVPLTCHILDTVSGKPAESVVCTLSHLTLNSDNDTAIIESESQFAIAKTNADGRVTQWIFKPDPSERSHLKELGVVETSTGKLEWQSLKPGTYKIRFHTGNYFKQKKEPSFFPFVDIVFEVSDTRHYHIPLLLSNYGYSTYRGS; the protein is encoded by the coding sequence ATGTCAGTTCCACTTACATGTCATATTTTGGATACAGTATCGGGCAAACCTGCAGAAAGTGTCGTATGTACGCTCTCTCACCTTACACTTAACTCTGATAATGATACAGCAATTATTGAAAGTGAGTCCCAATTTGCGATTGCCAAGACTAATGCCGATGGCCGTGTGACACAATGGATATTCAAGCCAGACCCATCTGAAAGATCGCATTTAAAGGAACTAGGAGTTGTCGAAACATCGACTGGTAAACTGGAATGGCAAAGCTTGAAACCTGGAACTTACAAGATAAGATTTCATACAGGCAACTACTTCAAACAGAAAAAGGAACCCAGCTTTTTCCCCTTCGTTGACATCGTTTTCGAAGTTTCTGACACTAGACACTACCATATTCCGTTGCTATTGAGTAACTACGGATATTCAACTTACCGTGGTTCTTAA